A segment of the Stigmatopora nigra isolate UIUO_SnigA chromosome 15, RoL_Snig_1.1, whole genome shotgun sequence genome:
CCCTTCCTGGCAAATGATCTTTTAACAAGAACCCCAGGCCAAGGTACACATTAGACATATCAAAATTAATTATGATATTAGGCTCGTTTGTCGCTTGACAGCAGAATCACTAGTGACCTCCTGTCGGGTAATTCAAGGTGAAAGATGTGTAAAAGTAGGAGTTTGACAGTTGGGGGTTTAAAATggtacaaaaatgtattttgaacaaGGGTTCAATAGTTCAAAATTAGCAATTGGTTTTATAAGTAATTTTTGCTCCCAAAGTTCCTGTTGAGGTTTTTAGAACAGGATTATAGTTTCATCTAAAGTTCCAAATGAAGGCTGTCTGCCCCAGATTTGGCTTTCAAAAAACAGAAGTGGgatttttaagaaaacaaagtttcccccaaaaaattgacaGTTGACTTTAAGATCCAACACGCCTTATGTACAAATTCTGGCTATACTTAATGACGTCTAACTTATACTGTTTTTCCACATAACTACATTATACAGCTCCAGTAAATTACTCATTCATCAAACccgtaaataaaacaaataagaataaatGCCATATtaaataattaagaaaaaaatgacaaatcctGTACATTGACATACAAAACTGCCTTACAATCAGAAGTACCTTAAGTGATATTAGACTATGATTTTAACATTGAAGCCATGAAATACGTTAGCCCCGAAACGAAAACAAACACGCAGCAATTGTGCGGTGTCGTGATTACCAGCTGAGGGGCAATAAACTTCCAGTTACGATAAAGCAACCTGATAAGATAAAATAACAAACTTTGTCCACAAAGTGAACAGCACCATCAGTGCAAAGCAGACCATGCAGCCAACAGCCGCTCTGTGCCTGCTTCTTTGTGGGGCCTCATGGACACTGGGAGCCCCCTCCAAGCAACCCAAACAGAAAGTCCTATTGGTATCTTTTGACGGCTTCCGCTGGGATTACGACCGTGACGTGGATACACCCCACCTGGACCGCATGGCCCTCGACGGAGTCAAGGCCGAATACGCGACTCCACCGTACCTGACGATCACTACCCCCACGCACTTCACGCTTCTCACAGGTCAGAATCCCAAGTGTCAAGTGACATTGCGaccaattgcgcactactttcatcctctctgcgcagcagcaatcatatggcgtgcagtaaataaaatccaaacttttcttTAAACCCCTTTCCCCAAAATGGTGCCCTTTACATGgcaaccagtggcagtagctctgtccactcttatgttttgtgtgttttacagcatgttttacatgaaaaattagagggaaccttgacatgcacctgcttatggcaggtgtgatactggtatgcccatagcgagcaatgatgatgtcactcacactggtactcaggttgtctttctgcccagaccaacgaaaaatttgaGTGAATATTGATTGCaatgactattatttttttattatcgccATTGTGTCAGGTCGCTACGTGGAGAACCATGGCGTGATCCACAATATGTGGTTCAACACCAGCAGTACGGAGAAAAAACCTTACTACCAGACCCAGTTTGTGAATGAATGGTGGGACAACGGAACATTGCCGATCTGGATCACCGCTCAGAATCAGGTCCGTCTCGGGTGACAAATTCCTACTTCAGTCTCACTAATTTTACACTCAAGTATCATTCCACCCATGTGTCACTCCTCAGACCAGCGatgctttgagatatgaggtcAATTGTTCAATTTTCTATGCTTTATACTTTGTCAGGGCCTCAAGTCCGGGTCCCTACACTTTCCGGGCACGGCATCAAGCTACCGAGGCCAGACGGCGATGGTGCGCGAGGTGGAGCCGCTCATGTACAACTACAAAAATGAGACGGCATGGCGTGAGAATGTCGACAAGGTGATGGGTTGGTTCCGCCACCAGGACTTGGACTTTGTGTCCCTTTACTTTGGCGAGCCAGACGGCACGGGGCACCGCTACGGCCCGGAATCCCCTCAACGGCGAGCCATGGTAAGGCAGGTGGACCGTACAGTGGGCCACATCCGCCAGTCGGCAGAGCGCCACGGTCTAAGTGACAATCTGAACATCATCATCACCTCCGACCACGGCATGACCACCGTGTACCGGAACGGACTAGTGAAGGAAATCACGCTTTCCAGGATCCCAGGATTTTCCTTCCAGGATGTATCATTCCACCTGGTGGATTTTGGGCCCTCAGGGATGCTTCTACCCAAGCCTGGTAAAATAGAGAAGGTGTACCAGGCGCTAAAGGGGGCGCACCCACACCTCCACGTCTACAAGAAGGAAGAGATGCCCGAGCGCTTCCACTTCTCCAAAAACAACCGCATCCTACCAATCATCCTCTGGGCCGATACCGGATATGTCATAAACGGAGTGCGTATGTATGGCTCACGCAAACAACAGCTAAGAATTTTCTGTTCAGTTAAAACAAATGACAACTGTCACTATCATATCCAGTCTGATATCACCACTTCTTCTTTAAGGTTTTCCAGGTCAGAGTTTTAAGGTTCTGTAATTGTTTCCATTCAAGATTTCTAGTCAGTATTAGGATTTTACAAATGGGTGTAAGCCAAGGTTAAGCTTTCAAGACAGCGTTTTAAGTAGGGGTATAAAAGAGTTTATCTACAAGAAAAATACTCTCACAAATGCATACTGTGAGCGATGCCTGGGTACTTTGAGCCGTTTCCAACCGTGACTTGATGACTATCTTTCATAAACACTTCAACTCACCTACCTTTCACCACTGATAAAAGCAGAAGGTTGATATTCACACATGATCCAAATACAGATATACAGGTAAAAGGTGTAGACAGTACCAGTGTTGAGATAAGATGCAATGAGATAAGAAAAGGACAAGCTCAACAGAAGAGTCAAAACAGCAGATTATTGATTGATAACAGTCCAAAATACTTTCCAACACGCGTTAAAGTGAAATCAGAAGGTGATAAACCAGAGTGACGGTTTCAAATCAGACTTCAATCTGCTCTTATTTATCCAATAACGCCCTCTACTGTGTATCGGTGAGTTTTACACAAGCGCAAAGCACCGGGCTCCACTAGTTGAAGTATTTTCTACTATGTTGTTGTATTGTGTCCAGTTCTGTAGCAAATACAAGTCTTGTGTTACATGTGTCCAGTACTTCCCAGTCCAGTTCAACAAGGGCGAGCATGGCTTTGACAACCACGACATGGacatgaaggttttttttcggGCAGCGGGGCCGGCGTTCCGCAAGGGCCTGAAGGTGGCCCCCTTTGACACCATCCACATTTACTCACTTATGTGTCGCCTATTGGGCATCCAGCCCGAAGTCAATGACGGTCACCTGGAGGCAACCGCCAATATGCTACGTGACTACCAACAAGTAGATGGTAAGAAATCGTAGtcgccaaaaaaatgacagttttcgCAACTAGTATATAAAAAACTGGATGACAGTTATTTTGTTATTGAttctaattggattttttttaggcaatGGTGTAAACGTTGGTGAAAATGTTGCCACTGGCTTGGCTGCAATGTCTGGATTTcttgcagttgtttttattgttattgtagcGCACAAAATTGTCGAAAAACGGCGACATGGAAggtaacagcaaaaaaaagtagGCCTAATCATTTTTGGCTTAAGTTTATGACTAATCATGTCTAAATTTGTTCCAGATTTCCTGTGAATCCTGTAGAAGACAGTCAACAGACTTCATTTTGAGTAAAAACATggtttgtgagtgtgtatgtatatgagaCATGAATAAACTAATCTATTTTAATCCATTGAAAATCATGTGAtacttttttgctcaatttgtggtttgattttcattttcttaacttttcTGATGTCCTTGGACTTGTTTTCTTTCTCCAGgaaagtttgagtttgatttatttgataaaaaggGACAATACATGTTAATAAACAATTAAGTTTTTTGACGTCTGATATTGTAGATAATGTAATTACTGCTCTCAAGCGATTAAAATATTCTAATCACAATTAATCACATCTAGTCCATAATTAAGCAatctttttcatgttttaattttttttaatggttataTACATATGCAAAAGATCTGGTGTATGTTATTCCTAGTAGCCCTTCACTCATTGACTTATTTATGCAACTACAAGCTCGTTTAATATGCAAAATGTCTAAAAACCTATGCATGATGGCATAAGGGCTTTTATTATGAAGCCTAGCCTTTGGCGTGGTCggcgttttattttgaagcattgCCCAATAGTTTCCTGCAGAGCTGCTATTGCCGTGGCCGCCGTTGTTATTGTTGTCGTGCGGGTCCACCATGGAGGAGCTGAGCGCCGTCGGCGAGCAGGTTTTCGACGCCGAATGCATCCTCAACAAAAGGCTACGAAAGGTCAGAATGGCCATCGAATGCAAACGAACTCCGATCTTGTCTTTTTCTGTACTTTGACGCGCATTCGACTACGTGATCACAAGGTTTGCTGCTCCTTTGTGTGCAGGGAAAGTTGGAGTTTCTCATCAAGTGGAGAGGGTGGTCGTCCAAGTAAGTCAACGAGACCCCCAACAATGAATAagggataaaaataaaaacggaAAACATATGTCCCTGATAACATCCAGATCACTAAACTCACTTTTTCCTGTTTAAATCCAAggtttatgactttttttccaacatatatattcaatttggggatttttatttaaattaatgttaatacaatgattattatttgttattatcttGTTTTTGCACCTATTTGGAATATTGGGTTATAATATTTGCTTTAATCTATTGAGGTTTTAATGTGACTAGGGGAATTAAAGAAAGGGCTTTATTTTGGGATTTTAATTTGGTTAAAATGTCCATAAATGGGCTTTAGTTGaagatatttagaaaaaaaatggaaacaaagcaATAATAGATGAAGTGTAATAAAGCAAATATGTTTTAAGTATAACAACTcacatgtaaacattttttccaaaagtGCCTAATCTGAAGTGTGTTATTACACCGGTATAGCGTTTATCATTTaatcaacaagaaaaaaaagaattaatcaAGCCTTATATTCTAAAAATCAAt
Coding sequences within it:
- the LOC144208724 gene encoding ectonucleotide pyrophosphatase/phosphodiesterase family member 7-like, whose product is MQPTAALCLLLCGASWTLGAPSKQPKQKVLLVSFDGFRWDYDRDVDTPHLDRMALDGVKAEYATPPYLTITTPTHFTLLTGRYVENHGVIHNMWFNTSSTEKKPYYQTQFVNEWWDNGTLPIWITAQNQGLKSGSLHFPGTASSYRGQTAMVREVEPLMYNYKNETAWRENVDKVMGWFRHQDLDFVSLYFGEPDGTGHRYGPESPQRRAMVRQVDRTVGHIRQSAERHGLSDNLNIIITSDHGMTTVYRNGLVKEITLSRIPGFSFQDVSFHLVDFGPSGMLLPKPGKIEKVYQALKGAHPHLHVYKKEEMPERFHFSKNNRILPIILWADTGYVINGYFPVQFNKGEHGFDNHDMDMKVFFRAAGPAFRKGLKVAPFDTIHIYSLMCRLLGIQPEVNDGHLEATANMLRDYQQVDGNGVNVGENVATGLAAMSGFLAVVFIVIVAHKIVEKRRHGRFPVNPVEDSQQTSF